The genomic region TTTAATTCATCATCCCGTGGGTGATTGTTTAGATTTAGCAGTTCGTAAGTATTTGCAAATTAATAACAGTTATTCTTTTACTATTAGTCATGTACATCGTTTAGATAAGTTAACAAGAGGCTTAGTAATTTATGCGAAAAAGAAAATTGCTTTAAATATTTTTCATCAATTTTGAAATCAAAATAATATTACTAAAAAATATTTAGCATTATTAGCTACTAATAAGGAATTACCATTAGTTGTTAAAGGTTATATATTTCAAGATATTATGCAAGGAAAAATGGTATTTAGTCCTAAATTAGAATTGCCAAATTGTAAAGTAGCAGTAACGAAGTTTAAAATGTTTAAAAAAGTATTAAAGTTTAGTTGATACGAGATCCAACTGATTACGGGAAGAAAACATCAAATTAGAGCATCTTGTGAGTATTTAAAAACACCGATTGTGGGTGACATTAAATATGGTTCTAAATATAATTTAAATGGTCGCATTATGCTTTTTGCTTATAAGTTAGAGTTTAAAAATTTACCGGTTCCTTTGGATTATTTAAATAATAAACAATTTGTTTTATCAGATATTGATAAGATATTAGAAATAAATAGCAGAAAAATTAATTAAGTTTGTGATAAAATGATTTAAATTGAAGGGGAATGGCCAATGTATTCAACAAGCAAAAGTTTTTTTAATACACTGTTAGGAATTATTGGAACATTTTTAGGTTCAGTTTTTCAGTTTGTTCTTATTTATTTAATAATTAAATATTATGGGGCGAAAATGAATGGATTAGTACGAACTATTATGGCAATTTCATTTACTATTGGTTTGGCTGAGAGTAGTTTAGGAATTATGGGAATTTTTTATTTGTATCATCCCTTAGCAAAGAAAGATTGAATTACTGTTAATGATATTGTGGGTACGATTAAAAATAATTATATTAAAACGGGGATAATTTATTTATCATTAGTTATTTTTTTAGGTTTAGGGTTTTCTTTATATGCTTATTGAAATAATGTTAGTGAAACTATTACTGATGATGTTATTCAAGTGATGCCATTTTGACAATTATGAATTATTATCATATCGTTATCATTAAAAAATTTAATTTCATTTTTCATTGTTGGTGCTTATGAAAATTTAATTCAAGCTGATAATGGTAATTATTTTAATCGGATTGTGCATTTAACTTGTGATTTATTAGTTTTTACAGGTGTTATTTTGTGAATGTGGATTAGTGCTAGAAATGGTAATCCCAATGCTTATTTACCATTTTTAGTTTATATTTTTCATGGAATTATTAAGTCAATTTTAATTTATATTTATGTGAAATTAAAATATCCATGATTGCAAACTAAAGAGTGAACTAAAAATGATAAATTATTGCAAGAGAGTAACTATGTTGCGGTTAAAAGTTATGCGGTAGCAATTTTTAATAATATTGATTTTGTTTTAATTGCTTTATTTATTGGTTTTCGTACAGCGTCGGCGTATTCCATATATATGACGGTGGCGATAAATATGAGAGTAATTATGTTATTATTTATTACTTCGTTTAAAGACTTTTTTGGTACATGAATTTCTTATCAAGGAAGAATTCGTTGGAATACATTTGTTAAATTTGAATTGTTTGCTTATATGGTGGCTGCTTTTATGTTTGTTGTGCAATTTATTATGTCACCATATTTTGTTAATGGCTTATATGGTGAATTGAAGGTTCAAATGCTAGCAACTGTTAGAAGTTCTAGTAATCCAGAGTTTGAGAATATTGCGATTAAGACGATTTTTGATACCCCACATTTATCGTTAATTTTTGCTATTAATTCAGCATTATTAATGATAAGTGAACCGGCGAGTATTTTAATTTATGGTGCGGGAAGACATCGTGAAACTACGAAGCATGCTTATATACAAGTGGTTATTAGTTTGATTATTAGTTTAATTTTAGGGTCAGTTTTTACATATTATTTAAAAGATGCACAGTTAACAATTTATGCTTTAGTATTATCAACAACTTTTGGGTTATTTTATCGTTGAATTTATAGTAGTAGTTATACTTGGAAGTATTTAACATATAATAGTAATGCTCGGTTTTGATGAAAGAATTTGGCAATTATTGTTATTCCAATGATTTTTTCAATTGTTATTGCTTATAAATTAATTTTTTCTAATCCTTATTATCAATTTGCTAACTATGAACAATTATCGTCACAATTGGGAATTAAAGGAATCATAAAATTATTTATGTTAATTCTTGTTATTTCTGTTCCGGGGATTATGTTATTAGCAGCGATTACTGAACCTTTGCAGTTAATGGCGATATTATCACGAAGTTCATTAACTAATTGGATTATTGTTCGTTTAAAAAAACAATTGAAAAATAAAGATGATTTTTATACAAAAGATGAATTGATCGCTTTTAATGATCCCAATAAAATTAAAGTTCATAGTATTGAAGCCGAAGATAAATGAAAAGATAATCAGCGAACAAATAGTAAAAATGAGCAACAAGCAGTTTATACATTAACAGGTAAAAATTAATTTAAGGAGAAAAAAATGAGTTTACAAAAACTTAATGTTCATTTTACGAAGCAAGAGTTACTCACGGGTACAGGAATTGGTGTTATTTCAGCTTTTATGTATTCATTAGCACCATTATTAATTATTTTTTTAGATACGCGAGCATTAAATAGTTTTATTTTAGCAACAGTGCAAGAATTTGTTTCTTGAATTTTAGTTGTTTGTCTTACTAATAAACCATTAAAGTTTTTAAAACAAATTTGGAAAAATACTAAAAGTATGTTAGGAATGATTGTAATTATTGCTGGTATTTTTGGTGGTCCGATTGCGCAAGTATTGTATATTTTATCAATTCAATTGGCAGCGCAAATGAGTGCTACGGCAACAGTGTTAGTAAATATTGCTCCAATTTTTACGGCTTTATTATCAAGGTTATTATTAGAAGAAAGATTATCTTTTATTGCTTGGGTTGGGTTACTTTTAACATCTTTAGCGGTTATTGGTTTGGTTATTTGACAAATTATTACTGAGTTTAATAAAACAATATTAAGTCCTGACCCTAGTGATATTCAACCGTGAGTAAAAGCTACTTGGGCAATAATTTTGTCATTGTTAACGGCGATTTTATATGCTATTGAATCAACGATTCTTCATTTTGCAATGAGTAAGTCTAAAAATAAAATTAATGAGAAGGATGCATTAATTTTAAAAGCGTTTAGTTCATCGTGGATAATGTTAATTTTTGTTTTACCAATAGTTTCGGTAATAGGTGGCGGTTATGGTTATGAAGGCTGAGTTCAATTTAGAATTTTTGGTGAATTGAAGGGGTTAACATTTTTATTTATTATCATTTCTAGTTTTGCGATTGCAATTGGGCGAATTTTATTTTTTCGCAGTATTAAAATTTTAAATGGTTCTTATGGAATTGCTGCTCAATTGGCGATGTTGTTATGAACGCCATTGCTTTCTTTAGCAATTTTTGGTTTATATAAAGTTACTAATTGTGATTTTGGTATTATTCAATCTAATATTTTAGATATGCAAATTAAAGATTTGTATTTGGGTGCGACGCAATGAGAATATTATCTCTTTTTAGTTCCAGTGCTTATTGGGTTAATATTGTTGCTGTTTAATGAAAAATTTTTAAAAAAAGATAAGGATGTTTGAACACCTCCTATGGAGTTGAAATAATATATAATTAGTTCAAAGTTTTACTTTTTTATATGTTTTTGTTGTTATTAAATATTGTTGCGTATATACTTGGATTGGCAACCCTTTTTAGGACACTTTTTATGTAGACTGGTATTTTCTAAATTCAACGGGAGTTAAATAATTTAAACTGCCATGAATTCGAATATTGTTATATCAATTAACAAAATCAAATAGTTCGCATTTTAGTTGTGTTAAGTTTGCAAATTTTTTACCGTTAATAAATTCGGTTTTAAAGGTTTTGTAAGTTGCTTCAGCAACAGCATTATCATATGGGCATCCTTTGGAGCTTAATGATCTTTTAATTTTAAAGGTTATTAAAATTTCATCAATAATTTTATTTTTAAACTCATTACCACGATCAGTATGAAATAAAGTTATTTTATTTAATGGTCGTGTTATCTTGTGAAAAGCTTGTTGAACTAATTCAGCAGTTTTATTTGGTCCAGCACTATAGCCAATTACTTCGCGATTAAACAAGTCAATTAATAAACAAATATAATGTCATTTAGTGCCAACTTGAACATATGTTAAATCACTAACAACAACTTCATTTAGTTTTTTGTCATTAAATTGACGATTTAAAACATTATTAATTTCGTCATTATTAACTGTTTTTTTATGATTACAATATTTTAACTTGGTGTATTTAGAAACCAAATTATTTTTGATCATAATGAATCGGATTTTTCGTCGTGATAAAATGATATTTTTTCTTATTAAAACAGCTTTAATTTTACGAGCACCATAAATCTTGCGATTTTTATTAAATGCACTGATAACTTCTTGTTCATAATTATTAACATCAAACTTGGTGCATTTATTAGTTTGATAATAATATGTTGATTTTAGTAAACCTAAAATCTTACATATTTTCCTCACTGAATATTTATTTTTGTTGTTATTAATTTATTGTTATTTTTTCCCGATTATCAGTGCTGCTTGCTTTAAAATGTCATTTTCCATTCGTAATTGTTGGTTTTCTTTTCGCAAGTAAATTAATTCATTTTCTTCGACAGTGCGATTATCTTTTGCTTTAAATGACCCAGAATTATTATAATTTTTAATTCAACTATAAATAGTTGGTTTTGGTAAATTATATTCTTTCCCTAAATTAATAACACTTTTGTCATTTTTGTATAGCATTACAATAATTTGTTTTTTAAATTCTTCAGAGTATGAGGTTTTATTTCCCATTTTTATATTCCTTCTTTCTTAATAATTTTGAAGTCTATATAATTATGGTCCAACTTATTGTAGCCTATTGGATTGGCAACCCTTTTTAGGACACTTTTTATGTAGACTGGTATTTTCTAAATTCAACGGGAGTTAAATAATTTAAACTGCCATGAATTCGAATATTGTTATATCAATTAACAAAATCAAATAGTTCGCATTTTAGTTGTGTTAAGTTTGCAAATTTTTTACCGTTAATAAATTCGGTTTTAAAGGTTTTGTAAGTTGCTTCAGCAATAGCATTATCATATGGGCATCCTTTGGAGCTTAATGATCTTTTAATTTTAAAGGTTATTAAAATTTCATCAATAATTTTATTTTTAAACTCATTACCACGATCAGTATGAAATAAAGTTATTTTATTTAATGGTCGTGTTATCTTGTGAAAAGCTTGTTGAACTAATTCAGCAGTTTTATTTGGTCCAGCACTATAGCCAATTACTTCGCGATTAAACAAGTCAATTAATAAACAAATATAATGTCATTTAGTGCCAACTTGAACATATGTTAAATCACTAACAACAACTTCATTTGGTTTTTTGTCATTAAATTGACGATTTAAAACATTATTAATTTCGTCATTATTAACTGTTTTTTTATGATTACAATATTTTAACTTGGTGTATTTAGAAACCAAATTATTTTTGATCATAATGAATCGGATTTTTCGTCGTGATAAAATGATATTTTTTCTTATTAAAACAGCTTTAATTTTACGAGCACCATAAATCTTGCGACTTTTATTAAATGCACTGATAACTTCTTGTTCATAATTATTAACATCAAACTTGGTGCATTTATTAGTTTGATAATAATATGTTGATTTTAGTAAACCTAAAATCTTACATATTTTCCTCACTGAATATTTATTTTTGTTGTTATTAATTTATTGTTATTTTTTCCCGATTATCAGTGCTGCTTGCTTTAAAATGTCATTTTCCATTCGTAATTGTTGGTTTTCTTTTCGCAAGTAAATTAATTCATTTTCTTCGACAGTGCGATTATCTTTTGCTTTAAATGACCCAGAATTATTATAATTTTTAATTCAACTATAAATAGTTGGTTTTGGTAAATTATATTCTTTCCCTAAATTAATAACACTTTTGTCATTTTTGTATAGCATTACAATAATTTGTTTTTTAAATTCTTCAGAGTATGAGGTTTTATTTCCCATTTTTATATTCCTTCTTTCTTAATAATTTTGAAGTCTATATAATTATGGTCCAACTTATTGTAGCCTATTGGATTGGCAACCCTTTTTAGGACACTTTTTATGTAGACTGGTATTTTCTAAATTCAACGGGAGTTAAATAATTTAAACTGCCATGAATTCGAATATTGTTATATCAATTAACAAAATCAAATAGTTCGCATTTTAGTTGTGTTAAGTTTGCAAATTTTTTACCGTTAATAAATTCGGTTTTAAA from Spiroplasma endosymbiont of Lonchoptera lutea harbors:
- a CDS encoding RluA family pseudouridine synthase, which produces MVQFVIEENDAHQTIIKFMRKTFNTVPLRLIYKLFRLKKIKLNGEVISDLKYYLKPNDTIIVLDNLTFKDEVEKQFASQIVLTIIYEDEYILIVDKPHNVLIHHPVGDCLDLAVRKYLQINNSYSFTISHVHRLDKLTRGLVIYAKKKIALNIFHQFWNQNNITKKYLALLATNKELPLVVKGYIFQDIMQGKMVFSPKLELPNCKVAVTKFKMFKKVLKFSWYEIQLITGRKHQIRASCEYLKTPIVGDIKYGSKYNLNGRIMLFAYKLEFKNLPVPLDYLNNKQFVLSDIDKILEINSRKIN
- a CDS encoding EamA family transporter, with translation MSLQKLNVHFTKQELLTGTGIGVISAFMYSLAPLLIIFLDTRALNSFILATVQEFVSWILVVCLTNKPLKFLKQIWKNTKSMLGMIVIIAGIFGGPIAQVLYILSIQLAAQMSATATVLVNIAPIFTALLSRLLLEERLSFIAWVGLLLTSLAVIGLVIWQIITEFNKTILSPDPSDIQPWVKATWAIILSLLTAILYAIESTILHFAMSKSKNKINEKDALILKAFSSSWIMLIFVLPIVSVIGGGYGYEGWVQFRIFGELKGLTFLFIIISSFAIAIGRILFFRSIKILNGSYGIAAQLAMLLWTPLLSLAIFGLYKVTNCDFGIIQSNILDMQIKDLYLGATQWEYYLFLVPVLIGLILLLFNEKFLKKDKDVWTPPMELK